The segment GGATTCATCTTTACTCAACAAAAAAGGAAAGTGTTCGGCTAATCTATGCCGAATTCTCAGGTACTTAGTGCGAAAATAATTGAGTGCTAGAACCAAGCCACCATTTTGTGCGCTGTGTTTCTCTATTTGGCCACTGATCTCAATTTCATTGGCACCTCGTTGAATTGGAAtaccaattaaataaaacacaaagtaataaaataaaccaaagtGAACAGCCAGcaacataaaatatttattatatgcgGAATATTGGTGGATTGAAgaaaagtgcaaattgatGAGGGTTTACGGTACTTGCTAATCAGACGCTCCGGTCATTGCCGCTgttttcaattctcttttgcgAAGTACCGCTTATTGGTGCTGCCTTTACTTCGGTAACGCTATCGTTGCGCCAAATTGTGCATAATTTGGCTGCGTTTGGTTGTGTGCATTGGCAGCataatttgtgtttgtttcgcTGCGTTAACCCTTTGAAGCCGATACATAGTTTTTTGTGGAAATTTCGCGTTCTTTCATAGTTTTTTGCATACCCTACAGTATTTTGGTTAACCATTGTCTAAACCCAGTGCATTACTTTCCGACCCTCTTGAAGTAAGAGAAAGCGCCAGAATGAGTGAAAAGGAAAGGGAAATTGTTACCAGGGAAGGAGGTTCAAAAGAAGGAGGGGGTCCAAAAGTCCTGCAAAAGTTAGCAACAGCAATGCAAAGACACGATAGGGTGATCTAAGGCGTGTGAGAACGGCCTTTGAAGAAAAAACTATTTCGTTCGACTCTCTTCAAATTAAATGCAGACTCGAGCTGATCGAAAATTATTGTGAAAAGTTGATGGATATACAGGCAGACGTGGATTGTTTAAATCCCAACAACGATCTACGAGCATCGGTCGAGGATATGTGTGTTACCACAAAGGCTCTGTACATGTCTGCACTTAAAGAACCCGAAACTCAGCGAATACAGAGGAGGGATAGGAGTAGCCAGCGTCATTCATCACATCTGCCTAAAATGAATCTCCCCAAGTTTAGTGGAAAACATTCTGAATTTAAAAACTTTATAAGCCTTTTCGAGAGTTTGGTGCATAacgacccaatattatcaaatgtggaaaaattcAACCACTTACTGTCGTGTCTCGTTGACAATGCATGGGAGCAGTGAAGGCGTTTCAGATCTCTGCAGACAATTATGAGAAGGCTCTTGATAGTTTGAAGGAGGTTTACgacaaaaaatatttgatcTTTTCTGATACTGTTTCGCAGTTGTTTGACATTCCCAGCACAACAAAAGCTTCTGCTTCATGCCTTAGGTCCCTCATTGACACGGTGTCAGCCATAtattcttctctgcagtcgttAGGAAGTGAAAAAGACATAAATAGCGCGATGCTAATTCACATAGCGCTGTCTAAAGTAGATCCCACATCGAAGTCTCGGTTCGAAGAGCAACTGGATTACGATAAACTACCGTCTTGGTCCGAGTGCGCAGCCCAGCTGAATCGGCGCTATCAGCATCTAGCTGCCGAAGAGTCAACACGGAATAAGGGTAAAACTAAACAAGAGACAAGTAAAGGAGCCACTAAATCGTCATTTTCATGTGCAAAGACGGATAGGCGAGCTGATTCGAAATGTAGCTATTGCCACGCGGGGAATCATACCATAAGCAATTGTCAATCGTTTAGTGCTCTTCCTGTTCTTCAACGGTTCGATATCACCAAGCAACTCCGACTGTGCATAAATTGTTTGAAGCCAGGTCATACAGTGACGAGGTGCAAGACAGCAAAATGTCGAGTGTGCTCTAAGCCCCATAACACTCTGCTTCATCGATACGGGGTTGAGCCACAGCAAAATGGGCCTAGTTCTGTGCCAGTAGAACATTCGTCATCGTCTGAGCCTCAGACAGCTTATTCTAGTCACGTTGCTAGTGCTGACCAGGTTATTCTTGCTACCGCTGTTGTAAAGGTGCAAGATCGGTCCGGACAATTTCAGTATGCACGTGCACTTCTAGATTCCGGCTcccaaattaattttatatccgAGGATCTAGCCCAGCGCTTACGATTGCGCCGTGATGAGTCGTGCCTTAATATCACAACTGTTGGAAAAAACTCGTCCGTCATAAAGCACAAGATTCATACTTCTGTCCAATCTCGTATCAACGATCACAACTTTGATTCCGATTTTTGGGTGTTAAGGTCGATTTCCACATACCAACCCGATCATGTTGTCAATTTCGCCCAATGGAAGATACCAGCAAACCTGCAGTTTTACAACCTTTACAAGGTTGACTTATTGATAGGGGCAGAAACCTTTTTTGAGTTAATGTGTGTAGGCCAATTAAAGGCAAGTTCCAAACATCCAACAATCCAGAAAACATTGTTGGGATGGATTGTATCAGGAAAATATAAGGCATCAGCACAGGATGCTGTATGCAATATCGCTGTTGGTAGCGATCATTGTTCTCTCGACTCTCTGGTGGAGCGCTTTTGGGAATTGGAACAGGTCCCAGAGAAGTCGAAGGCTGTATATACAGCTGAACAATTGGCTTGCGAACAAAACTTTAAGCAGACTTTACGCAGGCTCGAATCGGGTCGTTTTGAAGTGGGGCtgccatttaaaataaatcccAACGTGTTGGGTTTCTCGTTCGAGACGGCAAAACGCCGCTTTCTATCCCCAGAACGCAGACTTGCACGAGATCAGTATTTGCATGATCTGTATATGGAGTTTATGAAAGAGTATCTCATCCTTGGCCACATGTCATTGCTTCCAGACACTCCTCCAGGACGCCATTACTACATTCCACATCAATGTGTCCTGAGACCTGATAGTAAAACCACCAAGCTacgcgtcgttttcgatgcatCGAGCAAAACATCGACTTCAATCTCATTAAATGAGACTTTGATGGTGGGTGCAACTATTCAGAGGGAGCTTTACGCAACTCTTGCCCGATTTCGATTAAATCATTTTGCGCTCACAGCTGACATCTCCAAAATGTATAGGCAAGTTCAGGTCGCCGAAGAAGACCGAAATTTCCAATTGATTCTGTGGAGGGATAAGGCAAATGTAGATGTTCAAACGTATCGCCTGAATACGGTTACTTATGGGACAGCCTCAGCTCCATTTCTGGCCATCCGCTGTCTCGTTGAATTGGCAGACGTTTATGCTGAGTCCCATCCTATTGCATCACAAGTCATAAAAAGTGACTTTTACGTCGATGATATGCTTACTGGAGCAAACAGTCTGGAAGATTTAGAACGTATTCGGCTGGAAGGTTGTGAGGTCTTAGAATACGGGGGTTTTAAGTTGGCCAAGTGGGCGTCAAATCATCCCCAGCTGCTGTCCGATAGTGGCCAGGAGAAATCGCTGCAGTTTGATCCTTCGTCGTCTGTTAAAACGCTCGGAATTAGATGGAATCcgcaaaatgatttgttccATTATCATTTAGATGACTCATTTGATTCATTGACCCCTACAAAGCGAAACATTTTGTCAGTTGCGTCCCGATTGTTCGACCCATTAGGGTTATTATGTCCCTTAATAACGAGGGCAAAAATATTGCTGCAGCAATTGTGGCGGCAAAAGTTGGATTGGGACGAGTCGGTTCCCATGAGTTTGCACACGAGTTGGAACCACTTCAagcaaaatttgtttgaattAGACCAGATAACCATACCTCCCTACATTGGCCTTCCCACGCATAAAAGCGTTCAGATTCACGGATTCGCAGACGCATCAGGTGAAGCGTACGGATGCTGCATTTACATCCGTACCAGTGATGGTAAAAATGTCGTGTCTAAGCTTCTTACCGCAAAGTCTCGAGTAGCTCCTCTCAAAACGAAATCGATTCCAAGACTCGAATTATGAGCAGCACTCCTGTTATCCACTTTATGGGCTCAAGTAAAACCGCTCCTGGACAAGTTCATGATCGAAAGTGTGAACTTTTGGTCGGACTCCCAAGTCACCTTGTACTGGCTGGAAAGGGATCCAGCCACGCTCGCAACGTTTGTGGCCAATAGGGTTGCTGAAATCCAGGAATCGTCAAGCGGTGTGACTTGGCGGCACGTTCCTACTGAGCAAAACCCAGCCGATTTGGTGTCACGTGGCACAGACGTAGACGGTGTAACGTGCTCATTGTGGACTGAGGGTCCCCAATTTCTGCTCAGGAATTCTGAGGAGTGGCCATGTCTACATCAGGTTGAGTTGTCCCCAGAAATGGAACGGTCGGAAAACAAGAAGTGTTTGGCAACACATTCAGTGGAAAAGTGTCAGGCCAATGATTTCATCGAGTTGATTGAAAGATGCTCTTCCTTTGATAAATTGCTTCGAATTATGGCATATGTAAACCGGTTCCTACAAGGAAGCAAGCGTAGTCGAGAGGTCGTTCTGTCAGCCAAAGAACTTAAGGTCTCATTTCTAAGGCTGGTAGAAGTAGTCCAAAGACACGAGTTGGGACCAGAATTCCACAAGCTAGCGAGGTCGGAAATCCTGTCACCGCATCTTCAACGACTAAACCCGTTCATACATACGAGCGAACTCGACGGAGTAACGCTGCGACTGATTCGAGTGGGAGGAAGGTTGCTCAACGCAGAGATTCCGTATGACGCCAaatttcctctgctgctgtcgcaAAAGTCGCAGTTCGTGACGCTTTATCTTCGCAATTTGCATCGGACTCACTACCATGCAGGCGCCAAAGTCATGGTTTCGTTGCTAAGGCAGCAGATATGGCTATTCAATGCTCGAGAAGCATGTACAAGGATCCTGAGAAATTGTGTGCACTGCTTCCGATACAAGCCAGTCCTACAGGGACAGATCATGGGAAACCTGCCAGCTGATAGAGTGCGAAGAGCTCGGCCCTTTTTGATTTGTGGGGTAGATTTCTGCGGCCCATTCTACGTGTCTCTCAAGATTCGCGGCAGGCCCCCTATTAAGACATATGTAGCCGTCTTCGTCTGCTTTGTATCAAAGGCTGTTCACCTGGAGCTTGTAGCAGATTTGTCCACTGATAGTTTTTTATCTGTTTTTAAAAGGTTCATCGGGAGAAGAGGCCTTCCGGAGAAGGTGTACAGCTCGTCCACGAGGACAACACACCGCCACAGAAGTGGACCACAGGACGAGTGGTGGCCGCAATCAAGGGAGAAGATGGGAGAGTGCGCGTCGCCGAGGTGCGAACACCCGCGGGCGTAATTAAACGCCCCATACACAAATTGGCAAAACAGCCAATAGACGGTTGAAGCACCGGAGgtcttcaacggggccggaaTGTTGCAGCAGACGATCGTAATTACCCTATCGTAGCGTGTGCGATGttgtgagcagagcttttgctctcacacgccgcgctcttgtactgctctctgcgcattcaagatcggctcgacggtggagtcggggagttttgctatctctggctgcgaccagtccaataaatgctttgaagtcgagcacttgtttttttttagtcatacattacctgacaatttaaggtaaaaaccgaaactagagcccgctggaccggagtcatcacgtttgtttttggaaaaagtcttccgaATTTAcattggcgcccgagcagggacatcGGCATCCAGCATTTCGTGGAAATTCGCACGACAAACCAGTGACCTACAGTGCATCTTCGTTGTCTCGGCACAAgtcattggttttttttgttctgttgcGAATAGAGCTCTAGCTGGCTGGTTTTGTGCGACAAATTGGATTCATCTTTACTCAACAAAAAAGGAAAGTGTTCGGCTAATCTATGCCGAATTCTCAGGTACTTAGTGCGAAAATAATTGAGTGCTAGAACCAAGCCACCATTTTGTGCGCTGTGTTTCTCTATTTGGCCACTGATCTCAATTTCATTGGCACCTCGTTGAATTGGAAtaccaattaaataaaacacaaagtaataaaataaaccaaagtGAACAGCCAGcaacataaaatatttattatatgcgGAATATTGGTGGATTGAAgaaaagtgcaaattgatGAGGGTTTACGGTACTTGCTAATCAGACGCTCCGGTCATTGCCGCTgttttcaattctcttttgcgAAGTACCGCTTATTGGTGCTGCCTTTACTTCGGTAACGCTATCGTTGCGCCAAATTGTGCATAATTTGGCTGCGTTTGGTTGTGTGCATTGGCAGCataatttgtgtttgtttcgcTGAGTTAACCCTTTGAAGCCGATACATAGTTTTTTGTGGAAATTTCGCGTTCTTTCATAGTTTTTTGCATACCCTACAGTATTTTGGTTAACCATTGTCTAAACCCAGTGCATTACTTTCCGACCCTCTTGAAGTAAGAGAAAGCGCCAGAATGAGTGAAAAGGAAAGGGAAATTGTTACCAGGGAAGGAGGTTCAAAAGAAGGAGGGGGTCCAAAAGTCCTGCAAAAGTTAGCAACAGCAATGCAAAGACACGATAGGGTGATCTAAGGCGTGTGAGAACGGCCTTTGAAGAAAAAACTATTTCGTTCGACTCTCTTCAAATTAAATGCAGACTCGAGCTGATCGAAAATTATTGTGAAAAGTTGATGGATATACAGGCAGACGTGGATTGTTTAAATCCCAACAACGATCTACGAGCATCGGTCGAGGATATGTGTGTTACCACAAAGGCTCTGTACATGTCTGCACTTAAAGAACCCGAAACTCAGCGAATACAGAGGAGGGATAGGAGTAGCCAGCGTCATTCATCACATCTGCCTAAAATGAATCTGCCCAAGTTTAGTGGAAAACATTCTGAATTTAAAAACTTTATAAGCCTTTTCGAGAGTTTGGTGCATAacgacccaatattatcaaatgtggaaaaattcAACCACTTACTGTCGTGTCTCGTTGACAATGCATGGGAGCAGTGAAGGCGTTTCAGATCTCTGCAGACAATTATGAGAAGGCTCTTGATAGTTTGAAGGAGGTTTACgacaaaaaatatttgatcTTTTCTGATACTGTTTCGCAGTTGTTTGACATTCCCAGCACAACAAAAGCTTCTGCTTCATGCCTTAGGTCCCTCATTGACACGGTGTCAGCCATAtattcttctctgcagtcgttAGGAAGTGAAAAAGACATAAATAGCGCGATGCTAATTCACATAGCGCTGTCTAAAGTAGATCCCACAACGAAGTCTCGGTTCGAAGAGCAACTGGATTACGATAAACTACCGTCTTGGTCCGAGTGCGCAGCCCAGCTGAATCGGCGCTATCAGCATCTAGCTGCCGAAGAGTCAACACGGAATAAGGGTAAAACTAAACAAGAGACAAGTAAAGGACCCACTAAATCGTCATTTTCATGTGCAAAGACGGATAGGCGAGCTGATTCGAAATGTAGCTATTGCCACGCGGGGAATCATACCATAAGCAATTGTCAATCGTTTAGTGCTCTTCCTGTTCTTCAACGGTTCGATATCACCAAGCAACTCCGACTGTGCATAAATTGTTTGAAGCCAGGTCATACAGTGACGAGGTGCAAGACAGCAAAATGTCGAGTGTGCTCTAAGCCCCATAACACTCTGCTTCATCGATACGGGGTTGAGCCACAGCAAAATGGGCCTAGTTCTGTGCCAGTAGAACATTCGTCATCGTCTGAGCCTCAGACAGCTTATTCTAGTCACGTTGCTAGTGCTGACCAGGTTATTCTTGCTACCGCTATTGTAAAGGTGCAAGATCGGTCCGGACAATTTCAGTATGCACGTGCACTTCTAGATTCCGGCTcccaaattaattttatatccgAGGATCTAGCCCAGCGCTTACGATTGCGCCGTGATGAGTCGTGCCTTAATATCACAACTGTTGGAAAAAACTCGTCCGTCATAAAGCACAAGATTCATACTTCTGTCCAATCTCGTATCAACGATCACAACTTTGATTCCGATTTTTGGGTGTTAAGGTCGATTTCCACATACCAACCCGATCATGTTGTCAATTTCGCCCAATGGAAGATACCAGCAAACCTGCAGATGGCAGACCCGCAGTTTTACAACCTTTACAAGGTTGACTTATTGATAGGGGCAGAAACCGTTTTTGAGTTAATGTGTGTAGGCCAATTAAAGGCAAGTTCCAAACATCCAACAATCCAGAAAACATTGTTGGGATGGATTGTATCAGGAAAATATAAGGCATCAGCACAGGATGCTGTATGCAATATCGCTGTTGGTAGCGATCATTGTTCTCTCGACTCTCTGGTGGAGCGCTTTTGGGAATTGGAACAGGTCCCAGAGAAGTCGAAGGCTGTATATACAGCTGAACAATTGGCTTGCGAACAAAACTTTAAGCAGACTTTACGCAGGCTCGAATCGGGTCGTTTTGAAGTGGGGCtgccatttaaaataaatcccAAACGCCGCTTTCTATCCCCAGAACGCAGACTTGCACGAGATCAGTATTTGCATGATCTGTATATGGAGTTTATGAAAGAGTATCTCATCCTTGGCCACATGTCATTGCTTCCAGACACTCCTCCAGGACGCCATTACTACATTCCACATCAATGTGTCCTAAGACCTGATAGTAAAACCACCAAGCTacgcgtcgttttcgatgcatCGAGCAAAACATCGACTTCAATCTCATTAAATGAGACTTTGATGGTGGGTGCAACTATTCAGAGGGAGCTTTACGCAACTCTTGCCCGATTTCGATTAAATCATTTTGCGCTCACAGCTGACATCTCCAAAATGTATAGGCAAGTTCAGGTCGCCGAAGAAGACCGAAATTTCCAATTGATTCTGTGGAGGGATAAGGCAAATGTAGATGTTCAAACGTATCGCCTGAATACGGTTACTTATGGGACAGCCTCAGCTCCATTTCTGGCCATCCGCTGTCTCGTTGAATTGGCAGACGTTTATGCTGAGTCCCATCCTATTGCATCACAAGTCATAAAAAGTGACTTTTACGTCGATGATATGCTTACTGGAGCAAACAGTCTGGAAGATTTAGAACGTATTCGGCTGGAAGTGTGTGAGGTCTTAGAATACGGGGGTTTTAAGTTGGCCAAGTGGGCGTCAAATCATCCCCAGCTGCTGTCCGATAGTGGCCAGGAGAAATCGCTGCAGTTTGATCCTTCGTCGTCTGTTAAAACGCTCGGAATTAGATGGAATCcgcaaaatgatttgttccATTATCATTTAGATGACTCATTTGATTCATTGACCCCTACAAAGCGAAACATTTTGTCAGTTTCGTCCCGATTGTTCGACCCATTAGGGTTATTATGTCCCTTAATAACGAGGGCAAAAATATTGCTGCAGCAATTGTGGCGGCAAAAGTTGGATTGGGACGAGTCGGTTCCCATGAGTTTGCACACGAGTTGGAACCACTTCAagcaaaatttgtttgaattAGACCAGATAACCATACCTCCCTACATTGGCCTTCCCACGCATAAAAGCGTTCAGATTCACGGATTCGCAGACGCATCAGGTGAAGCGTACGGATGCTGCATTTACATCTGTACCAGTGATGGTAAAAATGTCGTGTCTAAGCTTCTTACCGCAAAGTCTCGAGTAGCTCCTCTCAAAACGAAATCGATTCCAAGACTCGAATTATGAGCAGCACTCCTGTTATCCACTTTATGGGCTCAAGTAAAACCGCTCCTGGACAAGTTCATGATCGAAAGTGTGAACTTTTGGTCGGACTCCCAAGTCACCTTGTACTGGCTGGAAAGGGATCCAGCCACGCTCGCAACGTTTGTGGCCAATAGGGTTGCTGAAATCCAGGAATCGTCAAGCGGTGTGACTTGGCGGCACGTTCCTACTGAGCAAAACCCAGCCGATTTGGTGTCACGTGGCACAGACGTAGACGGTGTAACGTGCTCATTGTGGACTGAGGGTCCCCAATTTCTGCTCAGGAATTCTGAGGAGTGGCCATGTCTACATCAGGTTGAGTTGTCCCCAGAAATGGAACGGTCGGAAAACAAGAAGTGTTTGGCAACACATTCAGTGGAAAAGTGTCAGGCCAATGATTTCATCGAGTTGATTGAAAGATGCTCTTCCTTTGATAAATTGCTTCGAATTATGGCATATGTAAACCGGTTCCTACAAGGAAGCAAGCGTAGTCGAGAGGTCGTTCTGTCAGCCAAAGAACTTAAGGTCTCATTTCTAAGGCTGGTAGAAGTAGTCCAAAGACACGAGTTGGGACCAGAATTCCACAAGCTAGCGAGGTCGGAAATCCTGTCACCGCATCTTCAACGACTAAACCCGTTCATACATACGAGCGAACTCGACGGAGTAACGCTGCGACTGATTCGAGTGGGAGGAAGGTTGCTCAACGCAGAGATTCCGTATGACGCCAaatttcctctgctgctgtcgcaAAAGTCGCAGTTCGTGACGCTTTATCTTCGCAATTTGCATCGGACTCACTACCATGCAGGCGCCAAAGTCATGGTTTCGTTGCTAAGGCAGCAGATATGGCTATTCAATGCTCGAGAAGCATGTACAAGGATCCTGAGAAATTGTGTGCACTGCTTCCGATACAAGCCAGTCCTACAGGGACAGATCATGGGAAACCTGCCAGCTGATAGAGTGCGAAGAGCTCGGCCCTTTTTGATTTGTGGGGTAGATTTCTGCGGCCCATTCTACGTGTCTCTCAAGATTCGCGGCAGGCCCCCTATTAAGACATATGTAGCCGTCTTCGTCTGCTTTGTATCAAAGGCTGTTCACCTGGAGCTTGTAGCAGATTTGTCCACTGATAGTTTTTTATCTGTTTTTAAAAGGTTCATCGGGAGAAGAGGCCTTCCGGAGAAGGTGTACAGCGACAACGCCACCAACTTCGTGGGCGCGAACAAGGTGCTGAACGAGCTGCATCAAGCGTACCAGAGGGACCAGGACCGGCTCAAGGCGTACGCAGCGCGCCAAGGCGTCGAGTGGTGTTTCATACCACCGAGAGCACCACACTTCGGCGGATTGTGGGAGGCAGCCGTCAAATCAGCCAAGCAGAGGTTGGTACGCGGAGTGGGCAACGCCAAGCTCACCGCGGACGAGCTGTGCTCTACCTGTTAGAGGTAGAGGCTCTTCTCAACTCCCGGCCAATCGCGTCCCCAGGCAACGATCCCAGCGATGTAGAAGCGCTAACGCCAGGGCACCTGCTGATCGGGCATCCGCTTCTTTAGCTGCCGCCCGAATCAGATCACGACGACAGATGCAGCAGGGGAAGCTTCGCGTACTTGAAGCGGTGGCGAATACTGTCAGCGCTCAAGCAGCAGTTTTGGCAGGGGTGGTCCAAGGACTACCTGGTCAGCCTGCAGAAGCGTCACCAGTGGGCTACCAAAAGGCCAGACTTGGACATTGGCTGTCTAGTGCTCGTCCACGAGGACAACACACCGCCACAGAAGTGGACCACAGGACGAGTGGTGGCCGCAATCAAGGGAGAAGATGGGAGAGTGCGCGTCGCCGAGGTGCGAACACCCGCGGGCGTAATTAAACGCCCCATACACAAATTGGCAAAACAGCCAATAGACGGTTGAAGCACCGGAGgtcttcaacggggccggaaTGTTGCAGCAGACGATCGTAATTACCCTATCGTAGCGTGTGCGATGttgtgagcagagcttttgctctcacacgccgcgctcttgtactgctctctgcgcattcaagatcggctcgacggtggagtcggggagttttgctatctctggctgcgaccagtccaataaatgctttgaagtcgagcacttgtttttttttagtc is part of the Drosophila miranda strain MSH22 chromosome Y unlocalized genomic scaffold, D.miranda_PacBio2.1 Contig_Y1_pilon, whole genome shotgun sequence genome and harbors:
- the LOC117190755 gene encoding uncharacterized protein LOC117190755, producing the protein MPNSQVHREKRPSGEGVQRQRHQLRGREQGAERAASSVPEGPGPAQGVRSAPRRRVVFHTTESTTLRRIVGGSRQISQAEVGTRSGQRQAHRGRAVLYLLEVEALLNSRPIASPGNDPSDVEALTPGHLLIGHPLL